The Shewanella zhangzhouensis genome has a window encoding:
- a CDS encoding ACP phosphodiesterase yields MNFLAHLHLADISQTSLAANLAGDFAKGPIDQFTKPLQQGLWLHRQIDKITDDHEIFKEMLGKFPRHLSRAAPLLIDLGFDHRLARDWEEYHHEPLDIFCQRAYDVLRTCDHLPPKLAAIAPRMCDEDWLGAYGSRSGINAAIAGVRRRLSRPEIFDGAEAAVEQLDMELEIAFRTLYPQLMAYSRRLARTTPEQYL; encoded by the coding sequence ATGAACTTTCTAGCACACTTGCACCTGGCAGACATCAGCCAAACCAGCCTTGCGGCCAACCTTGCCGGCGACTTTGCCAAAGGCCCCATCGACCAGTTCACCAAACCGCTGCAACAGGGATTGTGGCTGCATCGGCAAATCGACAAAATCACCGATGACCATGAAATTTTCAAAGAAATGCTGGGTAAATTCCCCCGTCATTTAAGCCGAGCGGCCCCTTTACTGATTGATTTGGGTTTCGATCATCGCCTGGCCAGAGACTGGGAAGAGTATCACCATGAGCCTTTGGATATCTTCTGCCAGCGTGCCTACGATGTGCTTCGCACCTGTGACCATTTGCCACCAAAGCTTGCAGCCATCGCCCCCAGAATGTGTGATGAAGACTGGTTGGGCGCCTATGGCAGCCGCAGCGGCATCAACGCCGCCATTGCCGGTGTTCGGCGAAGGCTCTCGCGCCCCGAGATTTTCGATGGCGCAGAGGCAGCCGTTGAGCAGCTCGACATGGAGTTGGAGATTGCTTTTCGCACTCTGTATCCGCAGCTGATGGCTTATTCCAGACGTCTGGCCCGCACCACACCAGAGCAATACCTGTAA
- a CDS encoding protein disulfide oxidoreductase, with translation MNDAPAPRAKRKRLLIEALIAIGLFYGISAYFQKDMLKDTAPVIAAKGVNGTSVSLPSATGKPTLVYFFASWCGACKLTSPAVDNIAGDYPVLAIAADSGSDADVKAFLKEKGYGFDALNDKGTLTAHFGVSGFPSLYVVDASGEVRFVTRGVSTEPALRARLFLTELLQ, from the coding sequence ATGAATGACGCCCCCGCACCGCGCGCTAAAAGAAAACGCCTGCTGATCGAAGCCCTGATAGCCATTGGACTTTTTTACGGTATTTCAGCTTATTTTCAAAAAGATATGCTCAAAGACACCGCTCCTGTCATTGCCGCCAAAGGGGTCAATGGCACCAGCGTGTCCTTGCCATCCGCCACAGGCAAACCCACCCTGGTGTATTTTTTTGCGAGCTGGTGCGGCGCGTGCAAGCTCACCTCGCCAGCGGTCGACAATATTGCCGGGGATTATCCGGTACTGGCCATCGCTGCCGACTCAGGCAGTGATGCTGACGTGAAAGCCTTTCTCAAAGAAAAAGGCTATGGCTTTGATGCGCTCAATGACAAGGGCACGTTGACAGCGCATTTCGGCGTAAGCGGTTTTCCATCCCTGTATGTGGTGGATGCCAGTGGCGAAGTACGCTTTGTTACCCGGGGCGTGAGCACTGAACCCGCCCTTAGGGCACGGCTTTTCCTCACCGAACTGCTGCAATAG
- a CDS encoding RluA family pseudouridine synthase, with the protein MEIFDYRPPAVPWLDIRYIDRDLIIINKPSGLLSNPGMAAHTHDSAITRLCKLYPEAILVHRLDCATSGIMVFARSKKAESNLKTQFQNRDTEKRYLAKVAGIVERDKGTIDLPLGKDRSNPPWQKVDKAEGRPAVTHYEVLERREGSTLVALAPETGRTHQLRVHMLALGHPILGDDFYGRTQEFGQGTVEEASPRLCLHAERLSFKHPWSNKPMTFVSRAPF; encoded by the coding sequence ATGGAGATTTTTGACTACCGCCCCCCGGCAGTCCCCTGGCTCGATATTCGCTATATAGACCGAGACCTCATCATCATCAATAAACCATCGGGCCTGCTGTCAAACCCCGGCATGGCAGCGCACACCCACGACAGTGCCATAACCCGTCTGTGCAAGCTCTATCCAGAGGCCATACTGGTCCACCGCCTGGATTGTGCCACCTCGGGCATCATGGTGTTTGCCCGCAGCAAAAAGGCCGAGTCCAATTTAAAGACCCAGTTTCAAAATCGGGACACTGAAAAACGCTATCTTGCTAAAGTAGCGGGGATCGTTGAACGGGACAAAGGCACGATAGACCTGCCCCTGGGTAAAGACAGAAGCAATCCGCCGTGGCAGAAAGTGGATAAGGCAGAAGGCCGCCCGGCGGTGACACACTATGAGGTACTGGAGAGGCGCGAGGGTTCAACCCTGGTGGCTTTAGCACCTGAAACCGGCCGCACCCATCAGCTAAGAGTACACATGCTGGCGCTTGGGCATCCCATTCTCGGGGACGACTTCTATGGCAGAACCCAGGAATTCGGCCAAGGCACGGTGGAAGAGGCATCACCCAGGCTCTGCCTGCACGCAGAGCGCCTGAGCTTTAAACATCCCTGGTCAAACAAGCCCATGACCTTTGTGAGCCGAGCGCCCTTTTAG
- a CDS encoding CIA30 family protein: MRLVDFTALDNTRDWYSVTDAVMGGLSRAQLQTSPKGHGLFTGYVSHANGGGFASVYLDFEPRDVSAFQGVELEIAAPERAFKVNLKDTHSGDRHVYQAPLGDTYAGQGLWRRYRIPFSQFVAMRRGLTVTAPRLDLNQLKSLGLVAGGADEGAFQLPVRSISFYKA; the protein is encoded by the coding sequence ATGAGACTGGTGGATTTTACTGCGCTGGACAACACCAGAGATTGGTACAGTGTGACCGACGCCGTTATGGGTGGCTTGTCCAGAGCGCAATTGCAAACGTCGCCCAAGGGCCATGGATTGTTCACCGGCTATGTTTCCCACGCCAATGGGGGTGGTTTTGCCTCTGTGTATCTGGACTTTGAGCCCAGGGATGTAAGCGCCTTTCAGGGGGTAGAGCTTGAAATCGCTGCGCCGGAGCGTGCCTTTAAAGTGAACCTGAAAGACACACACAGTGGCGATCGCCATGTTTATCAGGCGCCACTGGGAGACACCTATGCAGGGCAGGGGCTTTGGCGACGTTACCGCATTCCCTTCAGCCAGTTTGTTGCCATGAGACGGGGCCTGACAGTCACGGCGCCGCGACTGGACCTTAATCAGCTGAAAAGCCTGGGGCTGGTGGCTGGCGGTGCTGATGAAGGGGCATTTCAATTGCCGGTGCGCAGCATCTCTTTTTATAAGGCGTAA
- the sstT gene encoding serine/threonine transporter SstT, whose amino-acid sequence MSTEKSLLANAAGGSLVLQIFVGIIAGVALAGFSPEAANQVAFLGDLFVGALKAIAPVLVFVLVASSIANQVSGAQTNMRPIILLYLVGTFAAALTAVLMSFAFPTSLVLIDAAAGANPPEGIGQVLNTLLFKLVDNPVNALINANYIGLLAWGVGLGIALRHASASTKTMLHDVSHGVSQLVRFVIRLAPIGIFGLVAATIAQTGFDALTTYAQLLGVLLGAMAVIAFVVNPLIVFLKIRRNPYPLVFKCLRESGVTAFFTRSSAANIPVNMALCERLKLHEDTYSVSIPLGATINMAGAAITITVLTLAAVHTLGIEVDLATALLLSVIAAVSACGASGVAGGSLLLIPLACSLFGISNDIAMQVVAVGFTIGVIQDSAETALNSSTDVLFTAAACEAAERKT is encoded by the coding sequence ATGAGTACTGAAAAATCATTGCTGGCAAATGCTGCCGGTGGCAGCCTGGTGCTGCAAATTTTTGTGGGGATCATTGCCGGTGTGGCCCTTGCCGGATTCAGCCCTGAGGCTGCCAATCAGGTTGCCTTCTTGGGCGACCTCTTTGTGGGTGCACTCAAAGCCATCGCGCCTGTGTTGGTGTTTGTGCTGGTTGCATCGTCAATCGCCAATCAGGTGTCTGGCGCTCAGACCAATATGCGCCCCATCATCCTGTTATATCTGGTGGGTACCTTTGCTGCGGCCCTGACGGCTGTACTGATGAGTTTTGCCTTTCCAACCAGCCTTGTTCTGATTGATGCGGCAGCGGGCGCCAACCCGCCAGAGGGGATAGGTCAGGTGCTCAACACCTTGCTGTTCAAACTGGTGGATAACCCCGTTAATGCCCTGATTAATGCCAACTATATTGGTCTTCTTGCCTGGGGTGTGGGTCTGGGTATTGCGCTGCGCCATGCAAGCGCCAGCACCAAAACCATGCTGCATGATGTCAGCCACGGTGTGTCCCAGTTGGTGCGTTTCGTTATCCGTCTCGCGCCAATTGGTATTTTTGGCCTGGTGGCTGCCACTATCGCTCAAACCGGCTTTGATGCCCTGACGACCTATGCCCAACTGCTTGGCGTATTGCTTGGTGCCATGGCAGTGATAGCCTTTGTGGTTAACCCGCTGATTGTATTTTTGAAAATTCGTCGCAACCCTTATCCGTTGGTGTTTAAGTGCCTGCGTGAAAGCGGTGTTACCGCCTTCTTTACCCGCTCCAGCGCGGCCAATATTCCGGTGAACATGGCGTTGTGTGAACGTTTAAAGCTGCATGAAGACACTTACTCAGTCTCTATTCCCCTGGGCGCCACCATCAATATGGCCGGTGCCGCCATCACCATTACTGTGCTGACGCTGGCGGCAGTGCATACCCTGGGCATTGAAGTCGACCTGGCCACCGCGCTTCTGCTCAGTGTTATCGCGGCTGTATCGGCCTGCGGCGCCTCAGGCGTGGCAGGCGGCTCGTTGCTGCTTATCCCGCTTGCGTGCTCTCTGTTTGGCATTTCCAACGATATTGCGATGCAGGTAGTGGCCGTAGGCTTCACTATAGGTGTTATCCAGGACAGTGCCGAGACCGCACTGAACAGTTCCACCGATGTGCTCTTTACCGCGGCGGCTTGTGAAGCGGCAGAGCGTAAAACCTAA
- a CDS encoding chemotaxis protein, protein MKSKANQSQGLLLFHLSRSQLFAMGTLKIRELVPYTQLNALPQSHPAVLGTATVRGQTISVIDMAAAVGYPPVTDEERSKCFIIITDCQRMLIGFLVRGIDKIIECNWRDILSPPDNLGRNAFLTGVTRYQDKLVQLLDVELLLSKIFPIKEDKRIGILTDVQREQLKPMNILLVDDSKVARKQLSDALDAINISYRVASNGRDALAMMTQSADEKRPVDILVSDIEMPGLDGYELAFEVKNDTALASAYIILHTSLSSEISVSQAKQVGADEALTKFDAQELIAAMLRGVDSRSSSQS, encoded by the coding sequence ATGAAGAGTAAAGCCAATCAATCCCAGGGTCTGCTGCTGTTTCATTTGAGTCGCTCGCAGTTGTTTGCCATGGGTACGTTGAAAATCCGCGAGTTGGTGCCTTACACCCAGCTCAATGCGCTGCCCCAGTCACATCCGGCGGTGCTGGGTACAGCCACAGTGCGTGGCCAGACCATATCCGTTATCGACATGGCCGCCGCTGTGGGCTATCCACCGGTGACCGACGAAGAGCGCAGCAAGTGTTTTATCATCATCACCGATTGCCAGCGGATGTTGATTGGTTTTTTGGTGCGCGGCATAGATAAAATCATCGAGTGTAACTGGCGCGACATACTGTCACCCCCGGATAATCTGGGCCGCAATGCCTTTTTAACCGGTGTCACCCGCTATCAGGATAAGCTTGTCCAATTACTCGATGTTGAGCTGCTGCTGTCGAAAATCTTCCCTATCAAGGAAGATAAACGCATAGGTATTCTCACCGATGTGCAGCGGGAGCAACTCAAACCCATGAATATTCTGCTGGTGGACGACTCCAAGGTGGCGCGAAAGCAGCTCTCCGATGCTCTGGATGCCATCAATATCAGTTACAGGGTGGCGTCAAACGGTCGGGATGCCTTGGCCATGATGACCCAGAGCGCCGATGAAAAGCGGCCTGTGGACATTCTGGTCAGTGACATTGAGATGCCGGGCCTCGATGGCTACGAGCTGGCATTTGAAGTGAAAAACGATACGGCGCTGGCCTCTGCATACATCATTTTGCACACGTCGCTCTCCAGTGAAATCAGCGTCAGCCAGGCCAAGCAGGTGGGCGCCGATGAGGCTCTGACCAAGTTTGATGCCCAGGAGCTGATTGCTGCCATGCTCAGGGGCGTAGATAGCAGATCCAGCTCACAGAGTTGA
- a CDS encoding phospholipase D family protein, with product MPPRVSWRSFWLMILGCLSLGGCSSLPELKDAPRSYKLTSAPDSLIAGYLAEPLASHPGQSGVLPLFEGLDAMVARLALIKSAEASIDLQYYIFRNDDTGRLLAWQLLDAADRGVRVRLLLDDTASVNIDRQLAVMASHPNVSVRLYNPSSHRTLRALSFVSDFGRMNHRMHNKSLTVDNRLSVVGGRNIGNEYFSNDEDVEFGDLDLLLTGPVVEQVSDQFDAYWNGSDTYPVELLTEHQVQSDELAAMYDLIANQKRQLEEHPYIQRLTKSPLLRHMADNRLEWFWGEARVFADPHDKREGQAEAWMITPLLEEFQQTRESLVIISPYFVPTADGVRLLTGLAKRGVAVTVITNSLAATDVLAVHSGYKGYREALLHAGVSLYEVKATGKRPSHSWKGSSRSSLHAKSFLFDNDRLFVGSFNFDPRSAWLNTEMGVMVNQGELNQKIHAWLPRFLTNNTYQVKLGKDGLYWHELSSGKDIYAEPQAGFWRRFMADVLALLPLESQL from the coding sequence ATGCCCCCACGTGTTTCCTGGCGTTCATTTTGGCTGATGATCCTCGGGTGTCTCTCACTCGGCGGTTGCAGCAGCTTGCCCGAACTTAAAGATGCACCGCGGAGTTACAAGCTGACGTCGGCGCCGGACAGCCTGATAGCAGGGTACCTGGCAGAGCCACTGGCGAGCCACCCGGGGCAAAGTGGTGTTTTGCCGCTGTTTGAGGGGCTGGATGCCATGGTGGCCAGGTTGGCGCTGATAAAGTCCGCCGAAGCCAGTATCGATTTGCAATATTACATCTTTCGCAACGATGACACCGGGCGACTGCTGGCCTGGCAACTGCTGGATGCGGCAGACCGGGGCGTGCGCGTACGCCTGCTGCTGGACGATACTGCCAGCGTCAATATCGACCGGCAGTTGGCGGTCATGGCGAGTCACCCCAATGTGTCCGTCAGGCTCTACAATCCATCGTCTCACCGCACCCTCAGGGCCTTGTCATTTGTCTCCGATTTCGGTCGCATGAATCATCGCATGCACAACAAATCACTGACGGTGGATAATCGCCTCAGCGTGGTAGGCGGACGCAATATAGGCAACGAGTATTTCTCCAATGACGAAGATGTGGAGTTTGGGGATCTCGACCTGTTGCTGACTGGCCCCGTGGTAGAGCAGGTCTCCGATCAATTTGATGCCTATTGGAATGGCAGCGACACCTACCCGGTAGAGCTTCTGACTGAGCATCAGGTCCAGTCCGATGAGCTGGCAGCCATGTATGACCTGATTGCCAACCAAAAGCGCCAGCTTGAGGAACATCCCTATATTCAGCGCCTGACCAAGTCGCCGCTGCTCAGGCATATGGCGGACAATCGTCTGGAATGGTTTTGGGGGGAGGCGAGAGTCTTTGCCGACCCTCACGACAAGCGGGAGGGGCAGGCGGAAGCCTGGATGATTACACCCTTGCTCGAGGAGTTTCAGCAAACCCGGGAAAGTCTGGTTATCATTTCGCCTTACTTTGTTCCCACAGCAGACGGCGTCAGATTACTGACCGGGCTTGCCAAGCGCGGTGTTGCGGTAACTGTGATCACCAATAGCCTGGCTGCCACCGACGTGCTGGCGGTTCATTCCGGTTACAAGGGATATCGTGAGGCGCTCCTACACGCAGGGGTATCCCTGTATGAAGTGAAAGCGACCGGCAAGCGTCCGAGTCACTCCTGGAAAGGCAGTTCCCGCTCCAGTTTGCATGCCAAGAGCTTTTTGTTTGACAATGACCGGCTCTTTGTCGGCTCCTTTAATTTTGATCCGCGTTCGGCTTGGCTCAATACTGAAATGGGAGTCATGGTTAATCAAGGGGAGCTGAATCAGAAAATTCATGCCTGGCTGCCCCGGTTTTTAACCAATAACACCTACCAGGTGAAACTTGGCAAAGACGGCCTCTACTGGCATGAACTCAGCTCGGGAAAAGATATTTATGCCGAGCCCCAGGCTGGATTTTGGCGCCGTTTTATGGCCGACGTGCTGGCGCTGTTGCCACTGGAATCCCAGCTTTAA
- a CDS encoding dual specificity protein phosphatase family protein, whose product MKHLFWMVEGVLAGRCGPCCQPWDPGELKEIGIGAVVSLSDDAGDTDALARAGIAHLHRPITRNVPPLEEDVTHATQVISEALAWVLEMEAAQTPVLVHCALGNDRTGLLMAAYLMVRGAAPVHAVSQVRSLREQAFTAEGWDQLVYDVLYSMQNESN is encoded by the coding sequence ATGAAACACCTGTTTTGGATGGTTGAAGGGGTACTTGCCGGACGCTGTGGCCCTTGTTGTCAGCCCTGGGACCCGGGTGAACTCAAAGAAATTGGGATAGGTGCTGTGGTGAGCCTGTCCGACGATGCGGGTGATACCGATGCGCTGGCCAGGGCTGGTATAGCCCATTTGCACCGCCCCATAACGCGCAACGTTCCGCCTTTGGAAGAAGACGTTACTCACGCAACTCAGGTCATCAGTGAGGCGTTGGCGTGGGTCCTCGAGATGGAAGCTGCGCAGACTCCTGTGCTGGTGCACTGTGCCCTTGGCAATGACAGAACCGGCTTACTTATGGCCGCGTATCTGATGGTGCGGGGCGCAGCGCCTGTACATGCGGTCAGTCAGGTTCGCAGCCTGAGGGAGCAGGCCTTTACGGCCGAAGGCTGGGATCAATTAGTTTACGACGTGTTATATTCAATGCAGAATGAATCCAATTGA
- a CDS encoding methylated-DNA--[protein]-cysteine S-methyltransferase: MMRITNTSCELHAPAPMAASCTLNSPVGTLWLGASENGLMALKAAPFTDAPMCHSQQAVNRAEGHLAAACTQLAEFFDGKRHQFDLALAPKGTEFQRAVWQALLALPWGETASYSEIAHQIHRPKAVRAVGAANGANPVAIIIPCHRVIGKGGALTGYAWGLEMKASLLKLESAIPLLL, translated from the coding sequence ATGATGCGAATCACCAATACCAGCTGCGAACTGCACGCTCCCGCGCCGATGGCGGCAAGTTGTACTCTGAACAGTCCCGTAGGCACCCTGTGGCTGGGAGCGAGCGAGAATGGCTTAATGGCGCTCAAGGCCGCTCCCTTTACCGATGCGCCAATGTGTCACTCACAGCAAGCTGTCAACCGGGCCGAAGGGCATTTAGCAGCAGCCTGCACACAACTTGCCGAGTTCTTTGATGGTAAGCGCCATCAATTTGATTTGGCGCTTGCCCCCAAAGGCACTGAGTTTCAGCGGGCTGTGTGGCAGGCGCTGCTCGCCCTTCCCTGGGGCGAAACGGCCAGCTATTCAGAGATAGCCCATCAAATCCACCGACCAAAGGCTGTCAGGGCGGTTGGAGCGGCCAATGGCGCCAATCCGGTGGCAATCATAATTCCCTGCCACCGTGTCATAGGTAAGGGTGGGGCGCTGACCGGGTACGCATGGGGATTGGAAATGAAGGCGAGTCTGCTGAAGCTCGAATCGGCAATACCTTTGCTGCTCTAA
- a CDS encoding DNA-3-methyladenine glycosylase 2 family protein: MFQQLPSAEICQRARLSRDARFDGLFFTGVFSTGIYCRPICPATSPKEENVRYFASAQAAAAQGLRPCLRCRPESAPGSSPWRGTATTLSRAMALIDAGALNATDEHTSELAQTQAQAMEALAERVGVGSRYLRKLFGEQLGMSPKAYGDYRRLLLAKALLHQTSLPITDVAFAAGFGSVRRFNEVFRERLALTPSDIRAASKVQDSGIRLHLSFRPPYDFMRLRAFFMARAIPGAEWFSNDADEPCYGRTLRVAGDAGWFEACLLTDKNTLAVTIYPGGRVSALSQWLAEIKRVLDVDANLSLIHEHIQGKMPEGVTLNTMTLPGAGSFFEAACRAVLGQQVSLVQATRLLGLLTDETTDEVELGGRRCRVFPTAEQVASATLESLKMPGSRKNALREVAALFSRDPQPNDQALLAVKGVGPWTVSYARMRGLSDPDVLLVGDLVVKQKLCAMGWTKVPDTLKSEVSPWGSYLTLALWHTEV, from the coding sequence GTGTTCCAACAACTACCCTCCGCAGAAATATGCCAACGGGCGCGTTTGAGTCGCGATGCCCGCTTCGACGGACTGTTTTTTACCGGTGTGTTCTCCACCGGCATCTATTGTCGTCCCATTTGTCCGGCCACATCTCCCAAAGAAGAAAATGTGCGTTATTTCGCTTCTGCCCAGGCCGCGGCTGCCCAAGGCTTAAGGCCGTGTCTGAGGTGTCGGCCCGAGTCAGCGCCAGGCTCGTCACCCTGGCGCGGTACGGCAACGACCCTGTCCCGGGCTATGGCACTCATAGACGCGGGAGCCTTGAATGCAACCGACGAACATACATCCGAGCTGGCTCAAACTCAGGCTCAGGCAATGGAAGCGCTCGCCGAGCGTGTGGGGGTTGGCAGCAGATACCTTCGCAAGCTGTTTGGTGAGCAACTGGGCATGTCGCCCAAGGCTTATGGTGATTATCGCCGCTTGCTGTTGGCCAAGGCACTCTTGCATCAAACGTCGCTGCCCATTACCGATGTGGCCTTTGCGGCCGGTTTTGGGTCGGTGCGGCGATTCAATGAAGTATTCCGCGAGCGGCTGGCTTTAACGCCAAGCGACATACGCGCTGCCAGTAAGGTGCAGGACAGTGGCATTCGTCTTCACTTAAGTTTCAGGCCACCTTACGATTTTATGCGGCTCAGGGCCTTTTTCATGGCAAGGGCCATTCCAGGTGCTGAGTGGTTTTCCAACGATGCAGACGAGCCGTGCTATGGCCGTACCCTCCGGGTTGCGGGCGACGCCGGCTGGTTTGAGGCGTGTTTGCTGACAGACAAAAATACCTTGGCGGTGACCATTTATCCGGGTGGGCGGGTGAGTGCGCTCAGCCAGTGGCTCGCCGAAATTAAGCGGGTGTTGGATGTGGATGCCAATCTCTCACTCATTCATGAGCATATTCAGGGCAAGATGCCCGAGGGAGTCACGCTCAATACCATGACATTACCGGGAGCCGGCAGCTTTTTTGAGGCCGCATGCCGCGCCGTATTGGGGCAACAGGTGAGTCTTGTCCAGGCGACGAGACTCCTGGGGCTGCTGACAGACGAAACAACAGACGAGGTTGAACTTGGCGGCAGACGCTGCCGGGTTTTTCCCACTGCGGAACAGGTTGCGTCGGCCACCCTCGAAAGCCTGAAAATGCCGGGGAGCAGGAAGAATGCACTGCGAGAGGTGGCAGCGCTTTTTAGCCGTGATCCCCAGCCGAACGATCAGGCCTTGCTCGCAGTAAAAGGAGTCGGTCCCTGGACCGTGAGTTATGCCCGCATGCGGGGACTGTCGGACCCCGATGTATTGCTGGTGGGTGATTTGGTCGTTAAGCAAAAGCTCTGCGCCATGGGCTGGACAAAGGTGCCAGACACGCTAAAAAGTGAGGTTTCTCCCTGGGGCAGCTATCTCACCCTGGCGCTCTGGCATACCGAAGTCTAA
- a CDS encoding ABC transporter ATP-binding protein, which yields MIKLFQLFERWTQALPETDPSKPPATLFAFCRHYTRGFEVPLISMSLLTALLAALEVSLFGFMGQLVDWLVNKDPATLLQDEGRTLLGMTLLVLVAIPLLVLLHALIAYQSLLGNYPMSIRWLAHRYLLKQSIGFYQNEFAGRIATKVMQSALAVRETVMKLLDVAVYILVYFTSMLVIIAQSDWRLMLPMLVWLCFYVALQWYFIPRLKQVSTEQADARSTMTGRIVDSYTNISTVKLFSHTQREADYARDAMGGFLDTVYRQMRLVTGLNVSVQVINYMLVFAVAAIAIFLWTDQAITIGAIAIAVSLALRLNGMSQWIMWEVSSLFENIGTVVDGMNTLSKPTQIEDNQNAKALQVSNGEIQYRDVSFHYGEGSGVIDGLELNIRPGEKVGLVGRSGAGKSTMVNLLMRFYDVERGEILIDGQPINSVTQDSLRAHIGMVTQDTSLLHRTIRENILYGRPDATEEELDKAIDRAQAREFIEQLSDPSGNHGLDAMVGERGVKLSGGQRQRIAIARVLLKDAPILILDEATSALDSEVEAAIQESLYQLMEGKTVIAIAHRLSTIAAMDRLIVLDEGKIVEQGSHKELVAHGGIYAQLWAHQTGGFLGTE from the coding sequence ATGATTAAACTTTTTCAACTATTCGAGCGCTGGACACAGGCGTTACCGGAAACAGACCCCAGCAAACCACCTGCTACCCTGTTTGCATTCTGTCGCCACTATACCCGCGGATTTGAAGTCCCCCTCATCAGCATGTCATTGCTGACAGCCCTGCTGGCTGCGCTTGAAGTGTCGCTGTTTGGATTTATGGGGCAGTTGGTGGATTGGTTGGTAAATAAGGACCCGGCAACCCTGCTGCAGGATGAAGGCAGAACGCTGCTTGGCATGACCTTGCTGGTACTGGTGGCAATTCCGCTGCTGGTGCTGCTGCACGCCCTCATTGCCTATCAAAGCCTGCTGGGCAACTATCCCATGTCGATTCGCTGGTTGGCACACCGCTACTTGCTGAAACAAAGCATCGGTTTTTATCAAAATGAATTTGCCGGCCGTATTGCCACCAAGGTAATGCAATCCGCGCTCGCGGTGCGGGAAACCGTGATGAAACTGCTGGATGTGGCCGTGTATATTCTGGTGTATTTCACCTCTATGCTGGTGATCATCGCCCAAAGCGACTGGCGACTGATGCTCCCCATGCTGGTATGGCTCTGCTTCTATGTGGCACTCCAGTGGTATTTCATTCCCCGATTGAAACAGGTATCAACGGAGCAGGCTGATGCCCGCTCGACCATGACAGGTCGCATTGTCGACAGCTACACCAATATTTCCACCGTGAAACTCTTTTCCCATACCCAGAGAGAAGCAGACTATGCCCGTGATGCCATGGGTGGCTTTTTGGATACCGTGTACCGGCAAATGCGTTTGGTGACAGGACTTAACGTCAGTGTGCAGGTCATCAACTACATGCTGGTGTTTGCCGTTGCTGCAATTGCCATTTTCTTGTGGACAGACCAAGCCATCACCATAGGTGCCATCGCCATAGCCGTGAGTCTCGCACTACGTCTCAATGGCATGAGCCAGTGGATCATGTGGGAGGTAAGCTCGCTTTTTGAAAACATAGGTACAGTGGTAGATGGGATGAATACCCTCTCCAAACCCACTCAAATAGAAGACAACCAAAACGCCAAGGCGCTGCAGGTCAGCAATGGGGAAATCCAGTATCGGGACGTGAGCTTTCATTATGGCGAAGGCAGCGGGGTGATTGACGGATTGGAACTTAATATTCGCCCCGGTGAAAAAGTGGGACTCGTGGGCCGTTCAGGCGCCGGGAAATCCACCATGGTGAATCTGTTGATGCGCTTTTATGACGTGGAGCGCGGTGAAATACTTATCGACGGCCAGCCCATCAACTCTGTAACGCAGGATTCGCTGCGGGCCCACATCGGTATGGTGACCCAGGACACCTCTTTGCTGCATCGCACTATTCGGGAAAATATTCTCTACGGTCGCCCGGATGCAACAGAAGAAGAGCTCGATAAGGCCATCGACAGGGCTCAGGCTCGGGAGTTTATCGAGCAGCTCAGCGACCCATCCGGAAACCATGGATTGGATGCCATGGTGGGCGAGCGTGGCGTTAAGCTTTCCGGCGGCCAGCGTCAGCGCATTGCCATCGCCCGGGTGCTGCTGAAAGACGCGCCCATTCTGATTTTGGACGAAGCCACCTCTGCGCTGGACTCCGAAGTAGAGGCGGCTATTCAGGAAAGTCTTTACCAGTTAATGGAAGGTAAAACTGTGATAGCCATTGCCCACAGACTCTCAACCATCGCCGCCATGGACAGGCTTATCGTGCTGGATGAAGGCAAAATCGTTGAGCAAGGCAGCCACAAGGAACTGGTGGCCCATGGCGGCATATACGCTCAGCTGTGGGCCCATCAGACCGGTGGTTTCCTCGGGACTGAGTAG